A segment of the Arachis hypogaea cultivar Tifrunner chromosome 5, arahy.Tifrunner.gnm2.J5K5, whole genome shotgun sequence genome:
tgaatttgaaataagttatgattattatctaattttaaaattattagattattttctatatttaaatcatatggttagtagttgtgaaataaaaaagatttttatatgattttagactaaataattaatattttaaaatattgatatttgtattttggaaaataaaaaaattaagtatattatttctaattatttggttggaacactttattaaaaataatttgtaaaaattgatgagcaaatagtatttttccatatactattagtgttggatttacattgggtttcaattactatattatttttaattttatgtgaaattacataatacccttaaccctaattttcaaaatgaaaacCCTTTTCCCCTAACCTTCAGCCGCCGAAACCCTACCCTAATTGATCTCTTCTCAGATCCAATAACAGAGGCACAAACCCTTCCCCTTTCTCAAATCGGTCACAACAATAATGGAAAGAAGGGACGAAGAAGAAAATGGATCCAAGGGAGAGGGGGCGGAGCTGCGCTCAGGAGAGAAGGTGAGCCATGCCGCTGCCACCGTTCAGCCCGCCACCACCGCGCCGTCTGCACCGTCGCCACGAAGAGCAGAACCGAGGAAAGGGATGGTCCGCGAGTGATGGTTGTCGCGGGCTTGGCGGCCGCCGCGCCTTCAACGCCACTGCGCCCACGCCGCGTCGCTACCGTCGCCCTCACTACCTCGCCGCCGTCGAGCTCGCGAGCGTGGAGGAAGCACAGCACCGGTGGTTTCGTCGGGTTTCCGCTGTCGAACTTGTCTCTACCACCGCGACTGATCACACGTTCAGGGAGAGAGGATGCACGAACAGGAGCCGCTGCGAGGTTGCCGTCACCGCGTTGCTGGGCTCGCCGTTGTGGAGGGTCGCCGCCTTTCCTCCACCGTCGCCGAAGGTCCATCACCGGAGCTGCTGGGCTCGCCGTATGTTACTGTGGTGTCGCTGGAGAACCTCGCTGCCGTCGCTGGAGAACTCTtccggtaagggttttatttgaggtttctgtcctttttgaattccGAGGTTACTGTGGTCACTGCCTGTTGGTTTCAGTCGTCGTGATTAGAATTCgtcgccgctgccgcttgaggtggctgctggGCTGTCGCCGAgccggttcggagaccgccgctgtGTCGGTTCAGTCGTTCctccttcggttcggtaagcgttttcgatttgaaagccctttagttactgttctgttatcatacgctgaggtttgtggcgttagttgctatacgattgagtttcggttgttgtatgttgtgattagagttgttgagactgttgcaAAAGTGGCTAGAAGCTGAGGTTTTAGTTCTCGTCTGTTCGGTTTGAGGCGAAAAGGACTTGATGAGGCATTTGGGCTAGggttttgcgttttgaggtagaggcgctttccaaaaattatagtttattattggaattattatatatggatactgatgtgaaacaatgtatttggtgattgtataagcCTTAAGTGATGTTAATTTTCCTGGATAAATGTAATTATATGTTGAatagattattgtttggttttgatgaatggattgttGTATGGTTTGTGAAACGAGatgcttttgaagttgattcttttaaagctttgaaatcgGGTTAGTCCGTTATGAATTGATTTGAGTTCAGTTGATTTTCTGGATAATGTGGGAAGTAGAATgtacttttgaattcagcctggtttactttattTGACTTGGCTTGGACAAACGATTTGTTACTGAGCcgtttctttaaagttttggaaatgagttaaatcagtttatattgagttgattttttaaatggtttccttgagatacgCCACTTTGGCGATTGTTAGATTTGGCTTGCTTTTGAATTGGTTTCTGGTTTTAAGcagttgaaaaggaatgaggaacGGTTTAGTTAGGACCCGatccgggtggcaaagtccaagttttaggggagatgctgtcaaaatttctataaaatctgaggctttatttgaaatgttatttgggaaattttgagtttaatgcgTTTCCTATTTACTTGGAAGATTGTGAATTTAGGGCTTCTTTTATTATCTTTACTTAGATCAATTATGAAGAACGATGAAGCTATGCTTTGAAAGAATTActgaaaagagaatcatgatttctCCTTATTTTTCAAGAAGAATAGTATGTCCTTGGGTACAAGTTATTCGAAAGAGAATTTTGTCTTGAGGTTGTTTTAAAAGGTAAAgcgggtttatgtttttctctatttGACATAAAGGGTGCCCATTGGaagagttttcgtgattttaaaaggaattggatttcgattgatgaACCTCGTTATTTGACGTTTTGAATAAGATTCAGAGTACcctttgaactctagtttaacacaacaaaaatgattctcttagcagtttgaaacgcttcagattaaattatggaattgaagccggttttgtttaagtaaaggaaatggctttgaaaagagtaattgattacatgactcggaTTGGCTTAGACCTTATTTTACTATTCAAATCAGGAAACGAAGGttgttttaatgaatttaaaatgaACTTGGCAaagtgagttatgttattctcccctaaagacttgggactctgccgagaagcttttgttataaaattccattgttgtatgggtgattttgaatactttgaaataaatccttaacttgccatggttttggaagttttggaaagaggatgccgagagtggcattgttttcaaaaGGGGAattttaccttgagtaaaagtggcttgcgagcctgagatgatttgagaaatgagatctttaaagccaaggccgaaagagttgaaacttgatttcaaagtgaaatgatttgagaaaaagtgatttatggcttaaatgccgattttatgaattgatgatgttgaatgtggaagtgctgttttgttgtgagccggaatggctttgTATGATaagaatattggctggttctggattgaaccgtgagccggaatggctgtgaaTGATATGAATATtagctggttctggattgaaccgtgagccggatggctgagatggatgttgatcaaTGGCTGAGAATGAAAGCAtttatgctgagatattgataagttGTGATGTTGCACTTTCACTAttggagataagagtttccctgggagaaagcagtgactagccatcacgtgctccaggttgagactcgaaactcttttgaccttatgtcgtaagtgtggtcgggcactgtgaaagttccggatgagctcgcccccgtaaatattcaccagtgagggtgatggatatggatcatgattatgatcaagtttatgatgagtataactcgagttggggatgcgcgacagagggacagtccaatggttagctacaaggacttgttgggttggctctataaccgacagatgatatcatcagccactagggacaggtatgcatcatatgcatctatgtgaaattgtttgggtgtgcatattgtatttggtttgcctatgtgattaactgttaattgttctacttgcaataactgtttgtttgtgcttgcatatttctatttgtgtttgctactgagactctgttggactgtggtgattggttgttggattggattgtttgggcctagggccgtggttgaattgagatggaccgatggttggtttcggtttggTGTTCCTGGTTTGGAAATATTTGaagggctattttggttcagcatagataaacctttttgaaaggcttttgatgtttttgagaattgaacggttcctcttttagaaaagatttccgactttacttttattgtaaactgttatttttgaaaagaggcataagacggttattaatcactggtacggtttatcttcacgtatcctattacagtaattcccaaaaaccctctactgagaaccctttcgaggatgatgttctcaccccctacatttttcccctttcaggatatgggcgcaaaAGTCATGAAGAGTTTATTGATTTGTTATTAAGATGCTctatattgctttagattattatttttgtaccctcgccttcATCTTGATATACTCTTTAAGAGGGATAaggattgtattggttaatgtttgtaatattacttatatatatgtatgtatatatatggatgtactctttatgagtttctgtaagttgtatggtatgtatggatgttcgttgtatagcaaaagtatttttttgggagcggttttgccgtttaaagttttaaacaggctcatattttagtattaaatagtataagtgtcgtcgtaatgtccaagctatcagagttgcgcagccaaaagcgtgagctttggtagttagggtgttacattatggtatcagagcggtctttcctgtagagcctgaggaatggatctactatgcttcagttgcatactttgagcgtttgtcatgtattaggtcttatcggatgacgagaattagagtttTAAGCACATGacagtctattgattaacgctgttagtcttgcattgcataattcttggaattaagtttggccggcttaatactagtgaattacgTATATGAaggcactaatgggttatcataggcgatatacgagttttgagtaaagcgaatcgctgGTTTTGGGAacattagaaactatttctcgaggctattcagttgtgtatcTTGGATTTTGTTCGAGTTgacctgttctttcatatcctaacttgaagttcttgtttgctactcctcttgaaaagtaatttgatgtttccactctgtttctctattcatatgcattcttgtttgatcttaaatgCATATGCTTGTTTAAAATCCTTCTTGCATCTATCTTTCTCTGTTTGAAttcttcttgattcatgtatTCTTTGATATGGCTTTGAATTTGTCCTAATGCGCTATGCATTTTAACTCTGGGATTCCGAGTCCATTattagagaaattgttgattcagtttttctcttatttgacagtgagcacagccaattttgagattttatgaaaattgctgttgaatagatatatacttatctataCATGAAATTTTGAAGATTTATCATACCGCTTAGCAATTATCTATCTTTTCTACCTCGCCTATATTTTTACTGGTTTGTGGAACTACATTTATCTTAAATTACAATTtggctttctagtaattttactatagttccaatgcacatcttcatttgattatgtatttgggtatttttcaatattttgaaaagaaaggatttaTCACTTTTgtcccggttgagtttcgtttgataagctttacttaacttattttgaattgagtttgatttagcatgttatatggtttatgccattgttgttcttttgaaagtgttggactcgtagctttcttcctatgaacggactaaattctctattaaaccttccatctctatgaatgtcatacttgaCCTTATTTTTAACTAAACTTTTACATTTTGTggacattaccattgatcttgatttttcttctctggtgaatctcatccttatatgagtcagtttgattcgtttcaaattagtgcatcgtttattctctcattgtctctacaagagtttttagtcaaaggtTTATCCTTGAGGAACTACTAATGATTGggttgtcttttcctatgactttgtattctttggatcaattgaaagatTGTTGATGACACaagcctagtggatcttgtttgaactatttTAGTTTAAGATCTTTTCTTGTATGGCTTGATGCCTTTTCAAGTAAATCCTAATCTTCTTGAATATTGttgtgagatggtgatttcaagtatacttttagagtcttgttttgaattttataaagcaGATTGGAGTATCTTTGAAGAAGTTCCAAATCGAACTtatttttttagttgcttggttataattgaaaccattgttcaatttttgacaaaaattgttttaaagttgacatgcgctattttaaatgaggttttgaaaaGTTTCCATGTTTAATGGAAACCTGtccgtttgtaacgcaccacttgttTCCTTACCAGATTGTAAGCAAAATTTTACTTCGAAATTTCTTTTCTAaagagagtttaacttcctcttttgtCCTCGCTATAAATGtaatacacgcttgtttgaatatgggctttggaaaattttgaacaagcatttaaTTTCTCTTCCGAGTTTTATGAATTACTTTTGGTTATGTTGTGCATTtaactatctttctaaaatatttgaggaaatgtTTGAACTCTTGGCCAAACATGTTTACAGTTTGTTTTTAACATTCTACATTATCTATTTCAACATGAAGTTGTATTACAGcaaagccacgtttatgcttttgttatTCTCTTGAAGAATGTTTATTGCTTGACTTTCTTTTAGGTTGCGAAATGATTTTTTCGCAAGTTTTCAATTCTTTTGTGAACAATGCATTCggaagtatttttaatcatgctcttGAGTTCGGTgggctttgtcttgggtttgaaatcTTCTCTACTGCAAACCTCATGCTTCTTCGACTTagcttgaatttgtttcaaaataatgcgctgaatttttctttttattggacctgttggatttctttgatacaagggttatctttgaggttgtcaattgatttatttctaacAAACTTCATTTGCTTGATCATCCTTGTTGTCTGGGATTGGATACATTCCCTCGAATCTATGAGTATTATCCTTGACAATTGACTCTCCTTTCTAAATCTTgcatccttctgagtagacttgAGAACTGTTTTGATGTCACGTGTGATTTGTAGATGTAGTAACACGATGTGTTAGTTCTTTAAGATgtgatatgtgtatatggaagGTGAAACGATAGGTGTACCAtgttatgagttgtgggtgttttgtcccTTGCGAACAGGGCTTGCGATCGTTAGGCTTATGATCGGTTATGGGGATTGAAAAGTGCTTgacggagttggaaagttgaagccttgaggttgatatgagattagcgTGCGGATGCTAAGCATGTCGTTTTAACCCCATCATGGTTTATAGCCTTCGATGCCTTACTTTACTATCACACGTTTGAACCATGTCATTTTTGCCttgtgaacgcctatcttgatttgcaccctattttggtacctcaagtttttgtaaagccttgagatcatatgaccttgtgcattgagcctatTTCGTAACGTTTGcattgcaatcacactcctacctttgtatctttatgcatacgaccatccaagtatttgaaaattgtatatatgtttatatgttaAGATATTTTGCttattccttaaatgtgttcaagggtgaactattATGAAAGtcctttcgttttgtatcaatttttaaggacgaaaatttttgtaagatgggtagaatgtaagaaccagaatctttgaaaagtctttttatgatcaagtctcaaatcatatatttatttatagccttaatttcagaaattattttattaaagataattaaggcaagttttgatttattgaatttgagataagttatgattattatccaattttacaattattgaattattttctatatttaaatcatatggttggtagttgtgaaataaaaaggatttttatatgattttggactaaataattaatattttagaatattgatatttgtattttggaaaatgaagaaattaagtatattatttctaattatttggttgggacactttattgaaaataatttgtaaaaattgatgagcaaatagtatttttcatatactattagtgttggatttacattgggtttcaattactatattattttcaattttatgtgaaattaccataatgcccttaaccctaattttcaaaatgaaaacCCTTTTCCCCTAACCTTTAGCCGCCGAAACCCTACCCCATATGATATTTTCTCAGACCCAATAGCAGAGGCACAAACCCTTCCCCTTTCTGAAACCGGTCACAACAATAATGGgaagaagggacgaagaagaAAATGGATCCAAGGGAGAGGGGGCAGAGCTGCGCTCAGGAGAGAAGGTGAGCCATGCCGCTGCCACCGATCAGCCCGCCACCACCACGCCGTCTGCACCGTCGCCACAAAGAGCAGAACCAAGGAAAGGGATGGTCCGCGAGTGATGGTTGTCGCGGGCTTGGTGGCCGCCGCGCCTTCGTCGCCACCGCGCCCACGCTGCGTCGTTGTCGTCGCCCTCACTACATTGCCGTCGTCGAGCTCGCGAGCGTGGAGGAAGCACAGCGCCGGTGGTTTTGACGGGCTTCCGCTGTCGAACTTGTCTCTACCACCGCGACTGATCACACGCTCAGGGAGAGAGGATGCGCGAACAGGAGCCGCTGCGAGGTTGTCGTCACCGCGTTGCTGGGCTCGCCGTTGTGGAGGGTCGCCGCCTTTCCTCCACCGTCGCCGAAGGTCCATCACCGGAGCTGCTGGGCTCGCCGTATGTTGCTGTGGTGTCACTGGAGAACCTCGATGCCGTCGCCGGAGAACTCTtccggtaagggttttatttgAGGTTTCTGTCCTTTTTGAATTCTGAGGTTACTATGGTCACTGCCTGTTGGTTTCAGTCGTCGTGATTAGAATTCgtcgccgctgccgcttgaggtggctgctggGCTGCCGCTGAGCCGGTTCGGAGACTGCCGCTGTCTCGGTTCAGTTGTTTCTCCTTCGGTTCAGTAAGCATTTTTGATTTGAAAGCCCTTTAGTTACTGTTCTGTTATCatacgctgaggtttgtggcgttagttgctatacgattgagtttcggttgttgtatgttgtgattagagttgttgagactgttgtAAAAGTGGCTGGGAGCCGAGGTTTTAGTTCCCGTCAGTTCggtttgaggcggaaaggacttgatgaggcATTTGGGCTATGGTTttacgttttgaggtaggggcgctttccaaaaattatagtttattattggaattattatatatggatactgatgtgaaaCAATGTAGTTGGTGATTGTATAAGCCTTATGTGATGTTAATTTTCCTGGATGAATGTAATATATGTTGaatggattattgtttggttttgatgaatggattgttGTATGGTTTGTGAAACGAGatgcttttgaagttgattcttttaaagctttgaaatcgGGTTAGTCCGTTATGAATTGATTTGAGTTCAGTTGATTTTTTGGATAATGTGGGAAGTAGAATgtacttttgaattcagcctggtttactttattTGACTTGGCTTGGACAAACGATTTGTTACtgagccgtttctttaaagctttggaaatgagttaaatcgggtTATATTGAGTTGGTTTTttaaatggtttccttgagatacgCCACTTTGGCGATTGTTAGATTtggcttgcttttgaattgatttctggttttaagcagttgaaaaggaatgaggaacagtttagttgggacccgatccgggtggcaaagtccaagttttaggggagatgctgccgaaatttctataaaatctgaggctttatttgaaatgttatttgggaaattttgagtttaatgcctttcctatttACTTGGAGGATTGTGAATTTAGGGCTTCTTTTATTATCTTTACTTAGATCAATTATGAAGAACGATGAAGCTATGCTTTGAAAGAATTActgaaaagagaatcatgatttctCTTTATTTTCCAAGAAGAATAGTATGTCCTTGTGTACAAGTTATTCGAAAGAGAATTTTGCCttgaggctgttttaaaaggtaaaacgagtttatgtttttctctatttGACATAAAGGGTGCCCATTGGaagagttttcgtgattttaaaaggaattggatttcgattgatgaACCTCATTATTTGACGTTTTGAATAAGATTCAGAGTACCCTTTGAACTCTAGTTCaacacaacaaaaatgattctcttagCAGTTTTAAACGCTTCAGATTaaattatggaattgaagcctttgcttaagtaaaggaaatggctttgaaaagaataattgattacatgactcggaTTGGCTTAGACCCTATTATACTATTCAAATCAGGAAACCAAAGttgttttaatgaatttaaaatgaACTTGGCGaagtgagttatgttattctcccctaaagacttgggactcttccgagaagcttttgttataaaatcccatcgttgtatgggtgattttgaatactttgaaataaatcattAACTTGCCacagttttggaagttttggaaagaggatgccgagagtggcattgttttcaaaaGGGAAATTTTACCTTGAGTAAAGGTGGCTTgcgagcctgagatgatttgagaaatgagatctttaaagccaaggctgaaagagttgaaacttgatttcaaagtgaaatgatttgaggaaaagtgatttatggcttaaatgccgattttatgaattgatgatgttgaatgtggaagtgctgttttgttgtgagccggaatggctgtgtatgataagaatattggctggttctggattgaaccgtgagccggtaTGGCTGTGGATGATATGAATATtagctggttctggattgaaccatgagtcggatggctgagatggatgttgatcaaTGGCTgagaatgaaagcatttatactgagatattgataagttgtgatgttgcacttccactattggagataagagtttccctgggagaaagcagtgactagccatcacgtgctccaggttgagacttgaagctcttttgaccctatgtcataagtgtggccgggcactgtgaaagtcccggatgagctcgcccccgtaaatattcaccagtgagggtgatggatatggatcatgattatgatcaagtttatgatgagtataactcgagttggggatgcgcgacagagggacagtccaatggttagctaccaggacttgtcgggttggctttataaccgacagatgatatcatcagccactagggacaggcatgcatcatatgcatctatgtgaaattatttgggtgtgcatattgtatttggtttgcctatgtgattaactgttaattgttctacttgcaataactgtttgtttgtgcttgcatatttctatttgtgtttgctactgagactctgttggactgtggtgattggttgttggattggattgtttgggcctagggccgtggttgaattgagatggaccgatggttggtttcggtttggTGTTCCtggtttggaaaaatatgaagggctattttggttcagcatagataaacatttttgaaaggcttttgatgtttttgagaattgaacggttcctcttttagaaaagattttcgactttacttttattgtaaactgttatttttgaaaagaggcataagacagttattaatcactggtacggtttatcttcacgtatcctattacagtaattcccaaaaaccctctactgagaaccctttcgaggatgatgttctcacccccctacatttttcccctttcaggatatgggcgcagaagtcacaaGAGTTTATTGATTTGTTATtaagatgctctgtattgctttagattattatttttgtaccatCGCCTTCATCTTGATATACTCTttaagagggatagggattgtattggttaatgtttgtaatattacttatatatatgtatgtatatatatatggatgtactctttatgagtttctataagttgtatggtatgtatggatgttcgttgtatagcaaaagtatttttttgggagcggttttgcggtttaaagttttaaacaggctcatattttagtattaaatagtctaagtgtcgtcgtaatgtccaagctatcagagttgcgcagccggaagcgtgagctttggtagttagggtgttacacagggATGAGCTGTAACATATCCATTCTTCACGAAATTGAGGGTAGAGGCAAAATCTGCTTCAAAGACAATGTGTTGGAATTCGTTGGCCGTAGCAATTTGGAGACCTCTCGCAACTCCCCACAACTCCACATGCATAATTGAGCAACTGCCAAGATTACAAGAGTAGCCAATGATATATCTACCCAAATGATCTCTAAAGACTCATCATGCTTATCCTTGATCTGGATAATTTCCGAAGATTAAGAGACtaattttttgtcaaaaactAGTTTGTTGCAGCAAAACCAAAGGTGGGAAGCAGCAGTTCCTAAAAGGTTGGACCAATTAGTCCTCTTTGAAATGTTATTGGAAAGGCAATTCTAAAGATCAGAGCCAAGGAAGGAAGGAATTTGATCACGAGGTAAAACATTCTGCCAAACATTCTTAGCAAAAAAGCAATCACGTAAGACATGAAGGGTGGTTTCTGTACTATTTCTGCATCTAAAACAGCAAACATCCATCGTAAAGTGGCGTCTCTTTCTTTCCAAGTTTGTTAGGATTGCATCGTATGTAACCACCCAAAGAAAAGACAAGAGCGTTCCTGCCTTCTCCATTTTCAAACAAGATTAAAGATGTTGTTAGAGGCGACTTGGGTATCCTGAAGAGTTGTATATACTGACTTGAGCTTGAAAAAACCATCTAAGGTGAGATCCCATGCAACTTCATCTGTATCCTTCCAAGGTGACGGCGGTGCCTAGGCAGCTATCTTGATGACAATATTGTCTGGTAACCATTCATTCATCCCCTCAATGTCCCAATCACCTAAAACATTAAGAAAGTTTATTAGAGAGCTAGCATAATTAATGTTATTGTAACCTAGCTGATTGGCATGAGTGGCTAGCCATCCCTGATTTAGCACCCAGTTGTGCT
Coding sequences within it:
- the LOC112800719 gene encoding uncharacterized protein; its protein translation is MPLPPFSPPPPRRLHRRHEEQNRGKGWSASDGCRGLGGRRAFNATAPTPRRYRRPHYLAAVELASVEEAQHRWFRRVSAVELVSTTATDHTFRERGCTNRSRCEVAVTALLGSPLWRVAAFPPPSPKVHHRSCWARRMLLWCRWRTSLPSLENSSVVVIRIRRRCRLRWLLGCRRAGSETAAVSVQSFLLRFELLRLLQKWLEAEVLVLVCSV
- the LOC140184556 gene encoding uncharacterized protein, with the protein product MVVAGLVAAAPSSPPRPRCVVVVALTTLPSSSSRAWRKHSAGGFDGLPLSNLSLPPRLITRSGREDARTGAAARLSSPRCWARRCGGSPPFLHRRRRSITGAAGLAVCCCGVTGEPRCRRRRTLPSS